A window of the Corynebacterium minutissimum genome harbors these coding sequences:
- a CDS encoding valine--tRNA ligase produces MTDQNKEQLVGTNRADQLPKSWEPQAVEKDLYEGWVNAGYFTPDASSEAEPYSIVLPPPNVTGQLHMGHALDHTLIDSIIRRKRMQGYATLWLPGADHAGIATQTKVEARLREQEGKKRWDYEREEFINKVWEWKEEFGGTIQNQMRAIGDSVDWSRERFTLDDGLSRAVQTIFKTLYDEGMIYQANRLVNWSPVLETAVSDIEVVYKDVEGELVSIRYGSLNDDEPHLIVATTRVETMLGDVAIAVHPDDERYAHLVGQELPHPFRDDLSLKIIADDYVDMEFGTGAVKITPAHDPNDYAMGLRHDLDMPTIMDTTGHIANTGTQFDGLTREEARVEIREALREQGRIVKEIRPYVHSVGHSERSGEPIEPRLSLQWFVAVEKMAKMSGDAVREGDTTIHPKALEPRYFEWVDDMHDWCISRQLWWGHRIPIWYGPERTNASGEIERDIICLGPDEEAPEGYVQDPDVLDTWFSSALWPFSTMGWPEKTADLEKFFPTNVLVTAYDILFFWVARMMMFGTFAGAHTPELLGEGKDGRPQVPFKDIYLHGLVRDEQGRKMSKSLGNGIDPMDWVRDYGADALRFTLARGANPGVDLPLAVDAAAAGRNFATKLFNATKFALMNGAGVAELPVREELSDADRWILDRAEEVRVKVDAYLDDYQFAKANELLYHYVWDELCDWYLEIAKTQIPRDFDAATAEEQATGRTTQIVLGRVLDLVLRLLHPTMPFVTEVLWKALTGGETIVTAQWPTQEHTNGGAEKDEVAARRIEDADKLITELRRFRSDQGVKPSQKVPGRLDFAAADLQNQEELIRNLANTTEPGEDFTASASIEVRLSQATVEVTLDTSGAVDVEAERKRLEKDLAKAQKELDQTGKKLGNEAFLSKAPEAVVEKIRTRQQVAQEEVERITARLEGLK; encoded by the coding sequence GTGACTGATCAGAATAAAGAGCAACTCGTTGGCACCAACCGCGCGGACCAGCTTCCCAAGTCCTGGGAGCCGCAGGCAGTAGAGAAAGACCTCTACGAAGGCTGGGTGAACGCTGGTTACTTCACCCCGGACGCCTCCTCGGAGGCCGAGCCCTATTCCATCGTGCTGCCGCCGCCGAACGTCACCGGCCAGCTGCACATGGGCCACGCGCTGGACCACACTCTGATCGACTCCATCATTCGCCGCAAGCGCATGCAGGGCTATGCCACCCTGTGGCTGCCGGGTGCTGACCACGCCGGTATCGCTACCCAGACCAAGGTGGAGGCCCGCCTGCGTGAGCAGGAAGGCAAGAAGCGCTGGGACTATGAGCGCGAAGAATTCATCAATAAGGTCTGGGAATGGAAGGAAGAGTTCGGCGGCACCATCCAGAACCAGATGCGTGCCATCGGTGACTCGGTGGACTGGTCCCGCGAGCGCTTCACGTTGGATGATGGTCTCTCCCGCGCCGTCCAGACCATCTTCAAGACCCTCTACGACGAGGGCATGATTTATCAGGCCAACCGCCTGGTTAACTGGTCCCCGGTGCTGGAGACTGCCGTGTCCGATATTGAGGTCGTGTACAAGGACGTCGAGGGCGAGCTTGTGTCCATTCGCTATGGCTCGCTGAACGACGATGAACCGCACCTCATCGTGGCCACCACCCGTGTAGAAACGATGTTGGGTGACGTCGCCATTGCCGTCCACCCCGACGATGAGCGTTATGCCCACCTGGTGGGCCAGGAGCTGCCGCACCCCTTCCGCGATGATTTGAGCCTGAAGATCATCGCCGATGATTACGTGGACATGGAATTCGGCACCGGTGCGGTGAAGATTACCCCGGCGCACGATCCGAATGACTACGCGATGGGCCTGCGCCATGACCTGGACATGCCCACCATCATGGACACCACCGGCCACATCGCCAACACCGGCACGCAGTTCGACGGCCTGACCCGCGAGGAGGCCCGCGTGGAGATCCGCGAGGCGCTGCGCGAGCAGGGCCGCATTGTCAAGGAGATTCGCCCCTACGTCCACTCCGTGGGCCACTCGGAGCGCTCCGGCGAGCCGATTGAGCCGCGCCTGAGCCTGCAGTGGTTTGTGGCCGTGGAAAAGATGGCGAAGATGTCCGGTGACGCTGTCCGTGAAGGTGATACCACCATCCACCCGAAGGCGCTGGAGCCGCGCTACTTCGAGTGGGTTGATGACATGCACGATTGGTGCATCTCCCGTCAGCTGTGGTGGGGCCACCGTATCCCTATTTGGTACGGGCCAGAGCGCACAAATGCGTCTGGCGAAATTGAACGAGACATCATCTGCCTCGGCCCCGACGAAGAGGCCCCGGAGGGCTACGTTCAGGATCCGGACGTGCTCGACACGTGGTTCTCCTCGGCCCTGTGGCCGTTCTCCACCATGGGATGGCCGGAAAAGACCGCCGATCTGGAGAAGTTCTTCCCCACGAACGTGCTGGTCACCGCCTATGACATCCTCTTCTTCTGGGTGGCACGCATGATGATGTTCGGCACTTTCGCCGGCGCGCACACCCCGGAGCTGCTCGGTGAGGGCAAGGACGGCCGCCCGCAGGTGCCGTTCAAGGATATCTACCTCCACGGCTTGGTCCGCGATGAGCAGGGCCGCAAGATGTCGAAGTCCCTGGGCAACGGCATTGACCCGATGGATTGGGTGCGCGATTATGGTGCGGACGCCCTGCGCTTTACCCTGGCCCGCGGCGCTAACCCGGGCGTGGACCTGCCGCTGGCCGTGGATGCTGCTGCCGCCGGCCGCAACTTTGCCACCAAGCTCTTCAACGCCACCAAGTTCGCGCTCATGAACGGCGCGGGCGTGGCAGAGCTTCCGGTACGCGAGGAGCTTTCCGACGCCGACCGCTGGATCCTCGACCGCGCCGAAGAAGTCCGCGTCAAGGTGGATGCCTACCTGGATGACTACCAGTTTGCCAAGGCCAACGAGCTGCTCTACCACTACGTGTGGGATGAGCTGTGTGACTGGTACCTGGAGATTGCTAAGACCCAGATTCCGCGTGACTTCGACGCTGCCACCGCCGAGGAGCAGGCCACCGGACGCACCACCCAGATTGTCCTGGGCCGCGTGCTCGACCTAGTGCTGCGCTTGCTGCACCCGACTATGCCGTTTGTCACCGAGGTCCTATGGAAGGCGCTGACCGGTGGGGAGACCATCGTCACCGCCCAGTGGCCGACGCAGGAGCACACCAATGGTGGCGCGGAGAAGGACGAGGTGGCCGCGCGCCGCATCGAGGATGCCGATAAGCTCATCACCGAGCTGCGCCGCTTCCGCTCCGACCAGGGTGTGAAGCCTTCCCAGAAGGTTCCGGGTCGCCTCGACTTCGCAGCGGCTGACCTGCAAAACCAGGAGGAACTCATCCGCAACCTGGCCAACACCACCGAGCCGGGCGAGGACTTCACCGCCTCTGCCTCCATCGAGGTGCGCCTGTCCCAGGCCACCGTGGAGGTCACCCTGGATACGTCCGGTGCCGTGGACGTGGAAGCCGAGCGCAAGCGCCTGGAGAAGGATTTGGCCAAGGCCCAGAAGGAGCTGGATCAGACCGGCAAGAAGCTGGGTAATGAGGCCTTCCTGTCCAAGGCCCCGGAGGCCGTGGTGGAGAAGATCCGCACCCGCCAGCAGGTGGCCCAGGAGGAAGTCGAGCGCATCACCGCACGTCTGGAGGGGCTCAAGTAG
- the panB gene encoding 3-methyl-2-oxobutanoate hydroxymethyltransferase, with translation MSHISRLRTRHFARAKQDSQAFACMTSYDCMTAGIFDEAGIDLLLVGDSLANVVLGRETTLSLTLDEIIPLARAVVTATSRTFVVVDLPFGSYEAGPAQALESAVRVMKETGAQAVKLEGGAERAPIVAALVDAGIPVCAHIGFTPQQVHALGGFVVQGRGAAAEKLHEDARALADAGAFAVVLEMVPAALAEQVTAELPIPTIGIGAGAQTDGQILVWTDAFGLGGPKAPRFVRRYADLRGALLSGAKEYVADVKERSFPNAEESFED, from the coding sequence ATGTCGCACATTTCACGTCTTCGAACCCGTCATTTTGCCCGCGCTAAGCAGGATTCCCAAGCCTTTGCTTGCATGACTAGTTATGACTGCATGACCGCCGGGATTTTTGATGAAGCCGGCATAGATCTGCTGCTCGTGGGGGATTCCCTGGCCAACGTGGTCTTGGGCCGCGAGACCACGCTGTCACTCACACTCGATGAGATCATTCCGTTGGCCCGCGCGGTCGTCACAGCCACGTCCCGCACCTTTGTTGTGGTGGATCTTCCCTTCGGTTCCTATGAGGCAGGCCCTGCCCAAGCCTTGGAGTCCGCGGTGCGCGTCATGAAGGAGACCGGCGCGCAGGCCGTGAAGTTGGAGGGCGGCGCCGAGCGGGCCCCGATTGTTGCCGCGCTTGTCGACGCCGGAATTCCCGTCTGCGCCCACATCGGCTTCACGCCCCAGCAGGTCCATGCCTTGGGCGGTTTCGTGGTCCAGGGCCGCGGCGCTGCTGCGGAGAAGCTGCACGAGGACGCCCGCGCGCTTGCCGACGCCGGCGCCTTCGCCGTGGTCCTGGAGATGGTTCCCGCCGCTCTTGCCGAGCAGGTAACCGCGGAACTGCCCATCCCCACCATTGGTATTGGCGCCGGCGCGCAGACCGACGGACAGATACTGGTGTGGACCGATGCCTTTGGTTTAGGTGGGCCAAAGGCGCCGCGCTTTGTACGGCGCTATGCGGATCTGCGCGGCGCGCTGCTCAGCGGCGCGAAGGAGTACGTGGCCGATGTGAAAGAACGCTCCTTCCCCAACGCCGAGGAATCCTTCGAGGACTAG
- the panC gene encoding pantoate--beta-alanine ligase, with protein MKILRTKAELRDFRASLTGSVGFVPTMGALHKGHGSLVRRAREENDYVICSVFVNPLQFTDLGDCEDYRAYPRDLDADAAMLDSLGVDAVYAPSVEEMYPGGTPRVWVRTGEMGSVLEGASRPGHFDGVATVVTKLFNLVGPDRAYFGQKDAQQVAILRRMVSDLDLPVDIISAPIVRAADGVAESSRNARLSPAEREQAVALSRALFALDAGASLDDAQAQLASSPGVTVDYLTVVDPATLEPVDAQHRPALALVAAQVGPVRLIDNLVLEA; from the coding sequence ATGAAGATTCTTCGTACCAAAGCTGAGCTGCGGGATTTCCGCGCATCTCTTACCGGATCTGTCGGTTTCGTGCCCACGATGGGCGCGCTTCACAAAGGCCACGGTTCCCTCGTGCGCCGCGCCCGCGAGGAGAACGACTACGTCATCTGTTCGGTTTTTGTAAACCCGTTACAGTTCACTGACCTAGGCGACTGCGAGGATTACCGCGCCTACCCGCGCGACCTTGACGCGGATGCCGCGATGCTGGATTCGCTCGGAGTCGATGCCGTCTACGCTCCCAGTGTGGAAGAGATGTACCCCGGCGGTACTCCCCGGGTGTGGGTTCGCACGGGCGAGATGGGCTCGGTCTTGGAAGGCGCTTCGCGCCCCGGCCACTTTGACGGCGTGGCCACGGTGGTCACCAAACTCTTCAACCTCGTGGGCCCCGACCGTGCTTATTTCGGTCAAAAGGATGCCCAGCAGGTGGCCATCCTGCGCCGTATGGTGAGTGACCTCGACCTGCCAGTGGACATCATCAGCGCGCCCATCGTCCGCGCAGCAGATGGTGTGGCCGAGTCCAGCCGCAATGCTCGCTTGAGCCCTGCCGAGCGCGAGCAGGCCGTGGCCCTATCCCGAGCACTCTTCGCACTAGACGCCGGCGCCTCGCTCGACGACGCCCAAGCTCAACTCGCCTCCTCCCCCGGCGTCACGGTGGATTACCTCACCGTGGTGGACCCCGCCACGCTCGAGCCCGTAGATGCACAACACCGGCCCGCCCTAGCGCTGGTGGCAGCGCAGGTGGGGCCGGTGCGGCTTATCGATAATCTCGTGCTTGAGGCCTAG
- a CDS encoding malate dehydrogenase, giving the protein MTASQPVKITVTGAAGNIAYSLLWRIAAGDVYGKDTPVELALLEIPQAVGAAEGVAMELNDSAFPLLRGITVTDDPNVAFKDTKAAFLVGSRPRTKGMERADLLEANGAIFTEQGKALNAVAARDVRVLVVGNPANTNAYIASQSAPDLDPSQFTALMRLDHNRTQSQVSLKTGMPTAELTKVAVWGNHSASQFPDLTFSNAEVDEDWYKEEMIPKVAKRGAEIIAVRGKSSAASAASAAVDHMHDWIHGTEDWRTAAVVSDGSYGVDEGLVAGFPTVARDGKWEIVQGLELNDFQKERIEASVQELREEREAVAHLLKD; this is encoded by the coding sequence ATGACCGCATCTCAACCCGTCAAAATCACTGTGACCGGCGCTGCCGGCAACATCGCCTACTCGCTGCTGTGGCGCATCGCTGCCGGTGATGTCTATGGCAAGGACACCCCAGTGGAGCTGGCCCTGCTGGAGATCCCGCAGGCCGTCGGCGCCGCTGAAGGCGTGGCCATGGAGCTCAATGACTCCGCCTTCCCGCTTCTGCGCGGCATCACCGTCACCGATGACCCGAACGTGGCCTTCAAAGACACCAAGGCAGCGTTCCTTGTGGGTTCCCGTCCGCGCACGAAAGGCATGGAGCGTGCCGATCTGCTCGAGGCCAACGGTGCCATCTTTACCGAGCAGGGCAAGGCGCTTAACGCCGTCGCCGCGCGCGACGTCCGTGTTCTCGTCGTGGGCAACCCGGCCAACACCAACGCCTACATTGCCTCCCAGAGCGCCCCGGATTTGGACCCGAGCCAGTTCACCGCGCTTATGCGCCTGGACCACAACCGCACACAGAGCCAGGTGTCGCTCAAGACCGGCATGCCCACCGCGGAGCTGACCAAGGTGGCCGTGTGGGGCAACCACTCCGCGTCGCAGTTCCCAGACCTGACCTTCTCCAACGCTGAGGTGGATGAGGACTGGTACAAGGAGGAGATGATTCCGAAGGTGGCCAAGCGCGGCGCTGAAATCATCGCTGTGCGCGGTAAGTCCTCGGCAGCCTCGGCGGCGTCTGCTGCGGTGGACCACATGCACGATTGGATCCACGGCACGGAGGATTGGCGCACCGCGGCCGTTGTCTCGGACGGCTCCTACGGCGTGGATGAAGGCCTCGTGGCGGGATTCCCCACCGTGGCCCGCGATGGCAAGTGGGAAATCGTTCAGGGCCTCGAGCTCAACGATTTCCAGAAGGAGCGCATCGAGGCTTCCGTACAGGAGCTGCGTGAGGAGCGCGAGGCTGTTGCCCACCTGCTCAAGGACTAG
- a CDS encoding TetR/AcrR family transcriptional regulator, whose product MNTEVTSVNSGSVEHVIDVAIAEFSDHGYAETKLDTVSKLSGMSKRMIHYHFGDKKGLYQQALATAAKRLNPPEGSLAVDSAVPVEGVRTLVDWMFRQHVEHPEAIKMMTMESSHSVLESSQAIIDVSQISLHLDRLLMLGQDSGAFRPGISANDIFTLISALTMYRVTNHAMMSNLLDIDMHTHNNTEGLHRMAVDAVLAFLTANIPDIGFESYLTQNETELEAESAPLDVYSTEDEGGASTSLYG is encoded by the coding sequence ATGAACACTGAGGTCACATCGGTCAACTCCGGCTCTGTTGAGCACGTGATCGATGTTGCGATCGCGGAGTTCTCTGACCATGGCTATGCCGAGACCAAGCTCGACACTGTGTCGAAGCTTTCTGGCATGTCCAAGCGCATGATTCACTACCACTTCGGGGACAAGAAGGGGCTATACCAGCAGGCCCTAGCCACCGCCGCCAAACGCCTGAACCCACCGGAGGGCAGTCTGGCCGTTGACTCGGCCGTGCCTGTAGAAGGCGTGCGCACTCTCGTTGACTGGATGTTCCGCCAGCACGTGGAGCACCCGGAGGCCATCAAGATGATGACGATGGAATCCTCCCACAGTGTGCTGGAGTCCTCGCAGGCGATTATCGACGTCTCCCAGATCTCCCTCCACCTCGACAGACTCCTCATGCTGGGCCAAGATTCCGGTGCTTTCCGCCCGGGTATTTCCGCCAATGACATTTTCACGCTGATTTCGGCTCTGACGATGTACCGCGTGACGAATCACGCGATGATGAGCAATCTGCTCGACATCGACATGCATACCCACAACAACACGGAGGGTCTACACCGCATGGCCGTCGATGCCGTGCTGGCCTTCCTTACGGCGAATATCCCCGACATCGGTTTTGAGTCTTACCTCACCCAGAACGAGACCGAACTTGAGGCCGAGTCAGCGCCCTTGGATGTGTACTCCACTGAGGACGAGGGCGGCGCATCCACGAGCCTCTACGGGTAA
- a CDS encoding phospho-sugar mutase, with amino-acid sequence MTSILETARQWADHDPDPATRAEVESLIEAQDEETLRTLFAGPLSFGTAGLRGTIGPGESQMNRAVVIRTTAGLMDVLKKHVDVPKVVVGCDARHGSAAFHRDVADVVAAAGGHVLVLPTQNPTPLTAFTVRELGADAGVMVTASHNPPQDNGYKVYLGGRVVEGDGQGVQIVPPFDSEIAAAIAAAPPADQVPRDAANGPGKVEEVDTRERYLSRIQERAGEGPRDLRITLTPMHGVGGDLALNALEAVGFTEVELVAEQAQPDPDFPTVTFPNPEEPGALDCAFAAAQKTRSDIILALDPDADRCAVAIPTDSGWRQLTGDETGALLGDYLARDGGVLANSVVSSRFLGRIAQARGAQWRTTLTGFKWIARTPNLTFGYEEAIGYCCDPEAVADKDGISAAVTVACLAAELKSAGKDLQDRLNELAAELGTYKTKPLTFRFDDITQIAPTLEKILQSPPESLAGSPVMRASDMSKGYQGLDPTPGLVLETEANDRVIIRPSGTEPKLKCYLEVVREGVVDWADAEERLDRIAAELKQELGL; translated from the coding sequence ATGACATCCATACTGGAGACCGCTCGGCAGTGGGCCGACCACGACCCAGACCCGGCAACGCGCGCAGAGGTAGAGTCCCTTATCGAGGCACAGGATGAGGAAACGCTCCGCACTCTGTTTGCAGGCCCGCTGTCTTTCGGCACTGCTGGTCTGCGCGGCACAATCGGTCCGGGTGAGTCGCAGATGAACCGCGCTGTCGTTATCCGGACGACAGCGGGGTTGATGGACGTGCTGAAAAAGCACGTGGACGTGCCGAAAGTTGTGGTCGGCTGCGACGCTCGTCATGGATCTGCTGCTTTCCATCGCGATGTTGCTGATGTGGTTGCCGCTGCGGGTGGACATGTATTGGTTCTCCCTACGCAGAATCCCACTCCGCTCACCGCATTCACAGTTCGGGAACTAGGAGCTGATGCCGGGGTTATGGTCACGGCCTCACACAACCCGCCTCAGGACAATGGTTACAAGGTGTACTTGGGAGGTCGGGTAGTTGAAGGTGATGGTCAAGGCGTGCAAATCGTGCCGCCGTTCGATTCTGAGATCGCCGCCGCAATTGCTGCAGCTCCCCCGGCTGACCAAGTGCCCCGTGATGCAGCCAACGGCCCAGGGAAAGTAGAAGAGGTTGATACCCGCGAGCGTTACTTATCGCGCATTCAAGAGCGAGCAGGTGAAGGGCCGCGAGATCTTCGCATCACTCTCACCCCGATGCACGGCGTGGGAGGCGACCTAGCACTCAACGCTTTGGAAGCAGTCGGGTTCACTGAAGTTGAACTGGTGGCGGAGCAAGCGCAGCCGGATCCCGATTTCCCCACCGTAACTTTTCCCAACCCCGAAGAGCCAGGTGCGCTTGACTGTGCCTTTGCAGCAGCTCAGAAAACACGAAGTGACATCATCTTGGCTCTGGACCCTGATGCAGATCGCTGTGCTGTCGCCATTCCTACTGACAGCGGGTGGCGTCAGCTCACCGGTGATGAAACCGGTGCTCTGTTGGGTGACTACTTGGCTCGCGACGGCGGTGTGTTGGCCAACTCGGTGGTATCCAGCCGCTTCCTCGGGCGCATTGCACAGGCACGCGGCGCCCAGTGGCGCACGACGCTCACTGGGTTTAAATGGATTGCGCGCACACCTAACCTGACCTTTGGTTACGAGGAAGCCATCGGGTACTGCTGCGACCCCGAAGCCGTTGCGGACAAGGACGGTATTTCGGCCGCGGTGACCGTCGCGTGCTTGGCAGCCGAGTTGAAGTCTGCAGGCAAGGACCTGCAAGATCGACTCAATGAGCTCGCCGCTGAATTAGGCACGTACAAGACGAAGCCATTGACCTTCCGCTTCGACGACATCACGCAGATTGCTCCTACCTTGGAGAAAATCCTGCAATCCCCGCCGGAATCGCTGGCCGGTTCGCCCGTGATGCGTGCGAGCGATATGTCGAAGGGCTACCAAGGCCTGGACCCGACCCCCGGATTGGTCCTGGAAACCGAGGCTAACGACCGCGTCATTATCCGCCCCTCGGGTACGGAGCCGAAACTCAAGTGTTACCTCGAGGTGGTGCGCGAAGGAGTTGTCGATTGGGCAGACGCCGAAGAACGCTTGGACCGCATCGCTGCGGAACTGAAGCAAGAGTTGGGCCTGTAA
- the deoC gene encoding deoxyribose-phosphate aldolase gives MTSRTDVAQMIDHTLLKPEATPDQVAALAKEAGELGTYSICVSPNQLPVEVPAGVHVATVVGFPSGAVKTEVKAAETARAVKDGAEEIDMVVNLSQVKSHDYAAVEADIKAVRDAAPAPVIVKVIIESAALDDEEIVATCQAAERAGADFVKTSTGFHPAGGASVHAVKLMADTVEGRLGVKASGGIRDAEAAQAMIDAGATRLGLSSSAAVLEGFEA, from the coding sequence ATGACTTCTCGCACTGACGTTGCCCAGATGATTGATCACACCCTGCTTAAACCGGAAGCGACCCCGGACCAGGTGGCCGCTTTGGCCAAGGAAGCGGGAGAACTGGGCACCTATTCAATTTGCGTATCGCCGAACCAACTGCCTGTTGAGGTGCCGGCGGGCGTACACGTAGCCACCGTCGTTGGCTTTCCTTCCGGTGCTGTGAAGACCGAGGTTAAGGCAGCTGAGACTGCACGTGCAGTGAAAGACGGTGCCGAAGAGATTGACATGGTAGTCAATCTTTCCCAGGTCAAGTCCCATGACTACGCCGCGGTGGAGGCCGACATCAAGGCCGTGCGCGATGCTGCACCGGCTCCAGTCATCGTGAAGGTCATCATTGAATCTGCTGCGCTTGACGATGAAGAAATCGTCGCCACGTGCCAAGCCGCCGAGCGCGCAGGCGCCGATTTTGTCAAAACCTCGACTGGCTTCCACCCGGCTGGTGGTGCTTCGGTCCATGCCGTGAAGCTTATGGCAGACACCGTCGAGGGCCGCCTCGGTGTAAAGGCCTCGGGTGGAATCCGTGATGCTGAGGCCGCCCAGGCCATGATTGATGCTGGCGCAACGCGCTTGGGTCTGTCTTCCTCTGCAGCCGTGCTCGAAGGATTCGAGGCTTAA
- a CDS encoding thymidine phosphorylase gives MAEKFDAVDVIRTKRDKGVLSPAEIDWVIDAYTRGVVGDEQMAALNMAIFLNGMNCEEISRWTQAMIASGETMSFDSLSKKTADKHSTGGVGDKITLPLAPLVAAFGVAVPQLSGRGLGHTGGTLDKLEAIPGWQADVSNERMMEILEDPGCIICAAGAGLAPADKKIYALRDITSTVEAIPLIASSIMSKKIAEGTSSLVLDVKVGSGAFMKNQEQARELAQTMVDLGKDAGTKTTALLTDMSTPLGRKVGNALEVEESVEVLAGGGPADVVELTVALAREMLEAAGVHDADVEAALKDGRAMDKWKQMIKAQGGDPDAALPVASHTHDVIAESDGYLTELDALAVGVSSWRLGAGRARKEDPVQATAGIELHATKGEKVTKGQKLFTLHTETPDRFERSLEVLNSGFQITNEPLSEERTIILDRIS, from the coding sequence GTGGCCGAGAAATTTGATGCAGTCGACGTTATCCGTACCAAACGTGACAAGGGGGTGCTGAGCCCTGCCGAGATTGATTGGGTTATTGACGCCTACACGCGTGGAGTGGTGGGCGATGAGCAGATGGCCGCACTTAATATGGCCATTTTCCTCAATGGCATGAACTGTGAAGAGATTTCGCGCTGGACCCAGGCCATGATCGCGTCCGGTGAAACGATGAGCTTCGATTCTTTGTCGAAGAAAACCGCCGATAAGCACTCCACCGGAGGCGTCGGTGACAAAATCACCCTACCGCTCGCACCGCTCGTTGCGGCTTTCGGTGTCGCCGTACCTCAGCTGTCTGGACGCGGCCTCGGACACACGGGAGGAACGCTGGACAAGCTGGAAGCAATTCCAGGGTGGCAAGCCGATGTGAGTAATGAGCGCATGATGGAAATCCTGGAGGATCCAGGTTGCATCATCTGTGCTGCCGGTGCTGGCTTGGCTCCAGCAGATAAAAAGATTTACGCATTGCGTGACATCACCTCCACGGTGGAAGCTATCCCGCTGATTGCCTCCTCCATCATGTCCAAGAAAATCGCGGAAGGTACGTCTTCGTTGGTGCTCGACGTTAAGGTCGGTTCCGGTGCATTCATGAAGAACCAGGAACAGGCTCGCGAGTTGGCGCAAACGATGGTTGATTTGGGCAAGGACGCTGGCACGAAGACGACTGCTTTGCTGACTGATATGTCGACCCCTCTGGGGCGCAAGGTAGGCAATGCCCTTGAGGTTGAGGAATCTGTGGAGGTGCTCGCCGGTGGCGGTCCGGCGGACGTCGTCGAACTCACCGTTGCTCTGGCTCGCGAGATGCTCGAGGCGGCCGGCGTTCACGACGCCGACGTTGAGGCAGCCCTCAAGGACGGCCGTGCTATGGACAAGTGGAAGCAAATGATTAAGGCGCAGGGCGGCGACCCAGATGCCGCTCTGCCGGTGGCGAGCCACACCCACGATGTCATCGCAGAATCCGATGGCTACCTGACCGAACTAGATGCTCTCGCCGTCGGCGTGAGCTCGTGGCGCCTGGGTGCCGGTCGTGCTCGAAAGGAAGATCCGGTACAGGCCACCGCTGGTATTGAACTGCATGCCACGAAGGGCGAGAAGGTGACCAAGGGGCAGAAGCTGTTTACTCTGCACACGGAAACCCCAGATCGCTTCGAGCGCTCCTTGGAGGTTCTCAACAGCGGTTTTCAGATCACCAATGAACCGCTGTCTGAAGAGCGCACGATCATTCTTGACCGAATCAGCTAA
- a CDS encoding cytidine deaminase — protein MDATKTPTDVELLETAREAAHHAWAPYSSFPVGAALLLDDGRVITGSNVENASSPLGICAERNAAAHMITSGDATADDGHLPNLPVIRAVAIVGLKAEPCYPCGACRQVLREFNCERVIVSVDGAPRSFDFSEILPHSFGPEAL, from the coding sequence ATGGATGCGACAAAAACGCCAACAGACGTTGAGCTTTTGGAGACGGCGAGGGAAGCAGCACACCACGCATGGGCACCGTATTCCTCATTCCCGGTCGGTGCCGCCCTGCTTCTCGACGATGGCCGGGTCATCACCGGCTCCAACGTCGAAAATGCCTCCAGCCCCCTTGGTATCTGCGCTGAGCGCAACGCCGCCGCTCACATGATTACGTCAGGAGATGCCACCGCTGATGACGGCCACTTGCCCAATCTGCCCGTAATTCGCGCTGTTGCCATCGTTGGCCTCAAGGCTGAACCGTGCTATCCGTGTGGCGCCTGCCGCCAGGTGCTGCGCGAGTTCAATTGCGAACGAGTCATCGTTTCCGTCGATGGTGCACCCCGCAGCTTCGACTTCAGTGAAATCCTTCCCCACTCCTTTGGCCCCGAGGCCCTCTAA